Within the Methanorbis furvi genome, the region GAGTTTGGTGAGGTTCCTGTCTCTCTTGCGTTTGTGTGCGATGAGGAGGGAGGAGGCCGGTCAGGGACGCGGTATCTGATTGAAAAACAACTGATTCATCCGTGCGATGTACTGATTGCAGAACCAACTCCTGCATTTGCTCCGTCGGTTGGTCAGAAAGGAATCTGCCGGTTCGAGGTGGAGTTCACGGGAACGCCCGGACACTCCTCGCTGTTTCCGATTGTAGGGGACAGTGCGATCATGCAGGCATTTTCGTTCATGAAGCTGATGGATGAGCTGCACAATCGTGTGTATCCGCAGTCCGAACAGCTTGAACAGCTGATCGATCACTCCATCTCCATCAGCGATGTTGGCGGGGGACAGAATCTTGCACCGATTTTCCGACAGATTATGTACAATCCCGGTTTGATCTCAGGCGGGGAGCGGGTGAATATTGTTGCGCAAAAATGTCTGCTCACAATGGACATGCGGCTGCCGTGGGGATGCGACTGCGAGACGATACTTGCTGAGATCTGCAGATCTGTGCCGAAGTCAGCGAAGGTAACACCGATTACGAGGGCGAACGCTTCACTTACGGATCCTGAGTCATTCCTTGTGCAGAGTACGTGTGATGCGATCAGCAGCGTGTATGATGTTTCGTCAAAACCCATGGTGCAGTGGGCGGCATCTGATGCAAGGGCACTGCGAAAAGCCGGCTTTCGGGCAATTGAGTACGGGCCCGGAGAGTTGTCGTGCCTTCACGGACTGAATGAACGGGTGAGAATTGATCAGCTGCGTTTCGTTGAAGAAATTTACTTCCGGCTGATTGATACTTACCGCAAACGTTACGGATTGTAAACTCACCAACTTTTTTTTAGAATAGGAGTTACGCGGTGTACTGTTGAGTGGTGAGATCTCGCCTCGTGAGAAAAAACCGCCACGGATTCACACGGATTCCAAATTTGCCAATCGTCATTATCTTGCGTTCGGTCGGGACTCCGGCTAATCGCCTGCGTCCTTTTCGACCTCACTGGATAATGACTGGCAAATTTTTTTCGGTTTTTTGTTGAGTGGTACATGTGGTTTTGCTTGGAAAAATCAATAACATAATCACACAGATTGCATTTTCGGAAAAAAATGTGCGTGAGTACGATGCAAAAAACATACTCATCATTTCAACAAAAAATCGAAAAATTTGCCAGCTGGTATCCAGTGAGGTCGAAAAGGACGCAGGCGATTAGCCGGAGTCCCGACCGAGCGCAAGATAACAGCGATTGGCAAATTAAATATCTGTGTGAATCCGTGGCGGTTTTTTTCACACGAGACCACGTTCATCAGTTACCTGCTTACAATTTTCAGAAAAAAGGAACTGAGATCTTTTTGCAATATCACACCGCGTAACTCCTATTAGAAAAAGAAACTCAATCGTGTTGCGGTAATGCAATCGTAAAACACAGAAAAATAGTGTGATTGGTTTCTCTTGGGAATGGGATCTATTTGCGGCTCCAAGTTTATCGGATCAAATCCGATGCCATTACCAAAAGGAAACAATCCTTCTATTTCGCAGGCACAATTTTCAGGGGAGCTGGCATGCCATTTTATGGGTACACACTTCTGACAGTTCCCAGAAACACCTGAAACTGTCAGAACCATCACCAGAATCCACCTACGCCAACAGAACTCCCCAGCTCTGACGTATAGGTTCTATTCGACACTGGTCTCGCATTATGCGAGCTAGTACCAGGGTATAACCCTGATATATTGTAGGGCAGGGTCCTATATAAATATTTTAGAAGTGTCAATATACCGATGAAGTACTAAATCTGCTGATGATATATTTTATGCATCGATAATTTTTTGGAAAACCTCTCCATCTCTTGCAATCCAAAGCTCGGCTGTTGCGGCTGCGGCTTCGATAAGATCTGATAGATTCAGTTTTGCTTCCTGTGCCTCAATCAGATCAACATCAGATCTGGTAGCAGGCTTTTTTGGAACTGCACGGCATCCGGTATCTCCCGGGCACTCATGGAACGTTCCGATTTTTCGGG harbors:
- a CDS encoding M20/M25/M40 family metallo-hydrolase, giving the protein MDVARVCSDLVKIKSENPPGDTREAAEYIALLLDSMGIRSDITEGTPGHCNVISREQNRTLMLSGHIDVVPAMEEGWDIPPYAGVIDDTYVHGRGSTDMKGGCAAVLTAVERAISEFGEVPVSLAFVCDEEGGGRSGTRYLIEKQLIHPCDVLIAEPTPAFAPSVGQKGICRFEVEFTGTPGHSSLFPIVGDSAIMQAFSFMKLMDELHNRVYPQSEQLEQLIDHSISISDVGGGQNLAPIFRQIMYNPGLISGGERVNIVAQKCLLTMDMRLPWGCDCETILAEICRSVPKSAKVTPITRANASLTDPESFLVQSTCDAISSVYDVSSKPMVQWAASDARALRKAGFRAIEYGPGELSCLHGLNERVRIDQLRFVEEIYFRLIDTYRKRYGL